The Aeromonas jandaei genomic interval TGCGCGGCGGTATCGACCTGATCCTCGGCTCCGAGATCGGTGCCACCTCGGTCGCCCTGCTCAAGAACAAGGCGCTGCCGGTCGGTTCCATCCTGCTGGAGCTGATCTTCGTCGCCGAGTCTGCGGCTCATCCCCAGCTTTACCGCTTCATGCCGCCGACACCGATCCGCCTGCTGATGGACAAAAACGGCAACAACCTCGGCGAGAAGGTGGCGTTCGATGCGTTCAACCGCCAGCTGACGCCGGTTAACCGCCACCTTGGTAGCAAGCTGGTGACTGCGTCCCAGCCGGTGATTCACGGTCTGATTGGCCAGGGTCAGGCGATTGCCGAAGAGCTGAAGGCCGGGATTGTCGACAAGGCCCGCGCCCAGATGGCGCAAACCCTGCAGCAGGATCTCGATCGTCTGGAGGCGCTCAAGGCGGTCAACCCGAACGTGCGCGACAGCGAGCTGGAATATCTGCGCAATCTGCAGGCAGAATTGCACCACCTGATCGACCAGACCCAGCTCAAGCTGGATGCCATCCGCTTTATTGTGGTGACCCATAACTGATAAAACGGTGACATGGCCAAACCCAACGCAAGTTGGCTGCCATGCACTTTTTATCGTGGTAACCCATAACTGATGGGGGCTTGCCCCCGCTTTGACCAAAGATGCGAGACGCTATGTTTGTATACTCACCGCCCCTGGAACCCTGGCTCGATATCCTGTTCAAGGACAAGGACATCATGGTGGTCAACAAGCCCACTGGCCTGCTGAGCGTCCCCGGGCGCGGCCCCGAGAACGAAGACAGCGTGCTCCATCGGGTCAAGCAGCAGCACCCCAAGGCGGCTGCCGCCCATCGCCTCGACATGGCGACCACCGGCGTGCTGGTGATCCCGCTCAACCCCAACTCCCACCGGGAGCTGAGCCGGCAATTCCGCGAGCGGGAGACCGAGAAGCACTACCTCGCCTGGGTGTGGGGTGAACCGGAGCTGGATGCGGGCGAAGTGGATCTGCCGCTCTGCGTCGACTGGCCCAACCGGCCGAAGCAGAAGGTGGATTTTGAGGAGGGGCGTCATGCCCTGACCCTGTGGCAGAAGCTGAAGGTGGAGAATGGCAACAGCCTGATCAAGCTGATCCCGATTACCGG includes:
- the rluA gene encoding bifunctional tRNA pseudouridine(32) synthase/23S rRNA pseudouridine(746) synthase RluA, whose protein sequence is MFVYSPPLEPWLDILFKDKDIMVVNKPTGLLSVPGRGPENEDSVLHRVKQQHPKAAAAHRLDMATTGVLVIPLNPNSHRELSRQFRERETEKHYLAWVWGEPELDAGEVDLPLCVDWPNRPKQKVDFEEGRHALTLWQKLKVENGNSLIKLIPITGRSHQLRVHMLELGHPILGDNLYANPDALAAAPHLYLHAASLTISHPRSGERMTFEAPAPFPV